The following nucleotide sequence is from Thermostaphylospora chromogena.
GACGCGATCGAGGCGGCGCTGCGCCGTACCGGAGCCGCCCACCTGCGGTTGCGCACCGATCGCGACTGGGTCAAGGACCTGGTGCGGCACCTGCTCGCCCAGCGCCGTCTGGCCGCCGCCGCGCCGACCACACCGTCCGGCGGCGGCCCCCGCATCGTGCCGGGACCGCAGCCGCGGACGACGCCCGGACAGGGGGGAGGAGCGGCATGACGTTCCTGTCGCCGGGCTGGTTCCTGCTGCTGATCCCGGTCCTGCTCCTGGCCGTCGCCTACCTGATCGTGCAGCGGCGGCGCAGCAGATACGCCGTCCGCTTCACCAACCTCGACCTGCTGGACAAGGTGGCCCCGCACGGCCCGGGCTGGCGGCGGCACGTGCCGCCCGCCCTGTTCGGGATCATGCTGGTGCTGCTCATCTCCGGGTTCGCCCGGCCCGCGGCCGAGGTGCAGGTGCCCAGGGAACGCGCGACGATCATGGTGGCGTTCGACGTGTCGGCCTCGATGCGGGCCACCGACGTCGCCCCCGACAGGTTCTCCGCCGCCCAGGCCGCCGCCCGCGCGTTCGTGGAAGGGCTGCCGCCCCGGTTCAACCTGGGCCTGGTGGCGTTCTCCGGCTCCGCGACGGTGTCCGTCCCGCCGACCACCGACCGGGAGGCGGTACTGCGCGCCATCGACCGCCTGACCACCGACTCCGGAACCGCCATCGGCGAGGCCGTGCACTCCTCGCTTCAGGCGATCGCCACCTTGGACGCCAGGGCCGAGGAGGAACCCCCGCCCGCGCACATCGTCCTGCTGTCCGACGGATCCAACACCACCGGCCGCAGCGTGGCGGACGCCGCGCGGGAGGCCGCCGAACGGGGCGTCCCCGTCACGACCATCGCCTACGGCACCCCCGCCGGGGTGATCGAGCTGAGCGGGCGCAGCGTCCCCGTCCCCGTGGACGGGCCCGCCCTGCAAGGGCTGGCGAACACCACCGGGGGCGGCTTCTACGAGGCGGCCTCCGGCGACGAGCTGCAGGAGGTCTACGCGGACATCGGAACGTCGGTCGGCTACCGGACCGAGCAGCGGGAGATCTGGCAGTGGTTCGTCGGCGCCGGACTCGCCGGCGCCGTGCTGGCCGCGACCACCTCGATGCTCTGGTTCTCCAGGATTCCCTGAGGAGGTGAGGACCGTTGCCGCACACGCCCGAGTCATACGACGCCGCCCGGCCCCCCGGCCTGGGCACGCCGCGCGGCCCCGACTTCCTGCCCCCGCCGCAGGCCCCGCCCCCGCCGCAGACTCCGCCCGCGCCGCCGGTCGCACACGGCCCGGCGGCGCGGGCGTCCACGCCCACCCCGGGGACGGGCCGCCTCCTGCTGGCCGCCGCGGTCGTCGCCGCGGCCGTCGGCGGAGGCGCCGGCGTCGCGGGATCCCGGCTCCTGGCCGAGCAGCCGCCGGCCCCCACGGCCCTGCCCCGCTCCACCGCCGGTCCCGTGGCCGCACCCGGCAGCCTCAGCGCGATCGCGGCGCAGGTCCTGCCCAGCGTGGTCTCGATCGAGACCGGCAGCGGCGGAGGCTCCGGCTTCGTGATCGACCACGCCGGGCACATCCTCACCAACGCGCACGTGGTGGAGGGCCGCGCCGGGGTCACCGTCGTCTTCGACGACGGCCGCCGCATCTACGGCACCGTGATCGGCTCCGACGAGGACAACGACCTCGCGGTGATCTCCGTGGACGCCGCCGGTCTCACACCCGTCACGCTCGGCCGCTCCAGCGACGTGTCCGTCGGCGACCAGGTGCTCGCCATCGGCTCGCCGCTCGGCCTGCAGGGCACCGTCACCGCCGGCATCGTCAGCGCCCTGGACCGGCGGGTGCCGGTCGGACGCGGCGGCGGGTTCACTGCGGTGCAGACCGACGCCTCCATCAACCCCGGCAACTCCGGCGGGCCGCTGGTCAACGCCAGGGGAGAGGTGATCGGCGTGAACACCGCGATCCTGTCCCGGCGCGGTGGTGGCTCGATCGGCATCGGATTCGCGATCCCCATCGACCGTGCCGCGGACGTCGCAGAAGACATCATCCGGGATTAGTTTGGTCACAAAGCGACAGAGACGAGGTTTATCGCGGTCATGCGACTGCTGGTGGTCGAGGACGAAGAGGATCTGGTCGATGCGCTGCGGGTAGGGCTGGTGCGCGCGGGCTACGCGGTCGACGTCGCCCTCGACGCGCCCCAGGCCGAGGAGAAACTCCAGGTCAACTCCTACGACCTGGTGCTGCTCGACCTCAACCTGCCCGGCGGCGACGGCTTCGACCTGTGCCGCACCATACGGCGGTCCGACGACGGCCACGCCGTGCGGATCATCATGGTCACCGCCCGCGACCGGCTGGACGACCGGGTCCGCGGCCTGGACGAGGGCGCAGACGACTACCTGGTCAAACCGTTCGCCTTCCCCGAGCTGCTGGCCAGGGTGCGCGCCCTGCTGCGCCGGGACACCCCCGCCCGCACGTCCGTGCTGGAGGTCGGCGGGCTGCGGTTGGACACCGCGCGGGTGGAGGCGTTCAACGAGGGCCGCAGGCTCAACCTCACGCCGAAGGAGTTCGGCGTGCTGCACTACCTGATGACCCGCCCCGGCCACGTCGTCTCCACCGAGGAGCTGCTGGAACACGTCTGGGACGAGCACACCGACCCCTTCACCAACACCGTGCGGGTCACCGTAGGCACGCTGCGCCGTAAGCTCGGTAAGGACGGTCTCATCGAGACCGTGATCAGCAGGGGATACCGGCTGCGGGAGGAGCCTTTGGAGACGGCGAAGGCTTCGGGTACGAAGGGCTGATCGTGAGCAGGCTGCCCGGATTCATGCACACGATCCGCTTCCGGCTGACGGTGCTGTATTCCGGGCTGCTGTTCGCCCTGGCCGCGCTGGTGCTCGGCGGCATCTACACCGCGCTGGCGATGAGCACCGACCAGCGCCCCTACACCACCGAGTACGCCAAGACCTACACCCGCGACGGCCAGTTCGTCGGCAAGCAGCCGGTGGTGTTCGTCGCCGAGGTGGAGAACGCGGTGAACGTGCAGACCCTCGCCACCCTGCGCGACTACTCCATGGTCACGCTCGCCGGGCTGTTCGTCGCCAGCCTCGGCATCGGCTGGGTGCTGTCGGGGCGGGTGCTGCGGCCGGTGCGCTCCATCACCCGCACCGCCGCCGAGATCCAGGCCACCGACCTGTCCCGGCGCATCCGCCTCGACGGACCCAAGGACGAGCTGCGCGACCTCGCCGACACCGTGGACTCCATGCTCGACCGGTTGGAGGCCGCCTTCCGCGCCCAGCGGCAGCTCATCGACGACGCCTCCCACGAGCTGCGCAGCCCGCTGGCCGTCATCCGGGCCAACATCGACGCCGTGCTCACCTCCTCGGACAGCACCGAGGCCGAGCGGGCGCGCGCCGTCGCCATCATCGACCGCGCCACGACCCGGATGACCCGGCTGGTGGAGGACCTGCTCGCCACGGCCCGCCGTGCGGCTCCCGCGCTCGCCGACGCCGACGTGGACGTCGGCATGATCGCCGAGGAGGCGTGCGACGAGTTCGCGGCCCTGGCCGCGGCGCGGTCGCTCGTGCTGGACCGCAGGCTGCCGCGGAAGCTCATCACCATCGGCGACCACGACGCGCTGCGCCGCGCCGTGGGCAACCTGCTGTCCAACGCCGTACGGCTGGCCCCGGCGGGCAGCATCGTGGGCGTGGCCGCGGGGGCGGTGGACGGCTGGATCTGGGTGGCGGTGCGGGACAGCGGGCCGGGCATCGTCGAGGAGGACCAGGCGCGGGTGTTCGACCGCTTCTGGCGTGGCGAGGCCAGCGCCCGTGACCGGCACACCGGTCTCGGCCTGGCCATCGTCCGCCAGATCGTGGAGTCGCACGGCGGGCACGTGCGCCTGTTCTCCAAGCTGGGCGAGGGCAGCACGTTCGTCCTGTGGCTTCCCGAACGCGGCGCCGAGGCCGAGGCCGTCCCCGAGTACAACCCGTTCGACGGCGTCGAGCCCCTGCACCGCTGACGTTCCCCTTCGCCGGTTTCCGGTGCGGCGGACTCCGCCGAGAGCGGCACGCACACCTCCGGCGGCGGTGTCCCGAGCCGTTCCGGGCGGCTCGGGACGTCCTGCGGCTCGATCGGCCGGGACCCCGGCCCCCTGATCGGC
It contains:
- a CDS encoding sensor histidine kinase codes for the protein MSRLPGFMHTIRFRLTVLYSGLLFALAALVLGGIYTALAMSTDQRPYTTEYAKTYTRDGQFVGKQPVVFVAEVENAVNVQTLATLRDYSMVTLAGLFVASLGIGWVLSGRVLRPVRSITRTAAEIQATDLSRRIRLDGPKDELRDLADTVDSMLDRLEAAFRAQRQLIDDASHELRSPLAVIRANIDAVLTSSDSTEAERARAVAIIDRATTRMTRLVEDLLATARRAAPALADADVDVGMIAEEACDEFAALAAARSLVLDRRLPRKLITIGDHDALRRAVGNLLSNAVRLAPAGSIVGVAAGAVDGWIWVAVRDSGPGIVEEDQARVFDRFWRGEASARDRHTGLGLAIVRQIVESHGGHVRLFSKLGEGSTFVLWLPERGAEAEAVPEYNPFDGVEPLHR
- a CDS encoding S1C family serine protease, with protein sequence MPHTPESYDAARPPGLGTPRGPDFLPPPQAPPPPQTPPAPPVAHGPAARASTPTPGTGRLLLAAAVVAAAVGGGAGVAGSRLLAEQPPAPTALPRSTAGPVAAPGSLSAIAAQVLPSVVSIETGSGGGSGFVIDHAGHILTNAHVVEGRAGVTVVFDDGRRIYGTVIGSDEDNDLAVISVDAAGLTPVTLGRSSDVSVGDQVLAIGSPLGLQGTVTAGIVSALDRRVPVGRGGGFTAVQTDASINPGNSGGPLVNARGEVIGVNTAILSRRGGGSIGIGFAIPIDRAADVAEDIIRD
- a CDS encoding response regulator transcription factor — translated: MRLLVVEDEEDLVDALRVGLVRAGYAVDVALDAPQAEEKLQVNSYDLVLLDLNLPGGDGFDLCRTIRRSDDGHAVRIIMVTARDRLDDRVRGLDEGADDYLVKPFAFPELLARVRALLRRDTPARTSVLEVGGLRLDTARVEAFNEGRRLNLTPKEFGVLHYLMTRPGHVVSTEELLEHVWDEHTDPFTNTVRVTVGTLRRKLGKDGLIETVISRGYRLREEPLETAKASGTKG
- a CDS encoding VWA domain-containing protein, which produces MTFLSPGWFLLLIPVLLLAVAYLIVQRRRSRYAVRFTNLDLLDKVAPHGPGWRRHVPPALFGIMLVLLISGFARPAAEVQVPRERATIMVAFDVSASMRATDVAPDRFSAAQAAARAFVEGLPPRFNLGLVAFSGSATVSVPPTTDREAVLRAIDRLTTDSGTAIGEAVHSSLQAIATLDARAEEEPPPAHIVLLSDGSNTTGRSVADAAREAAERGVPVTTIAYGTPAGVIELSGRSVPVPVDGPALQGLANTTGGGFYEAASGDELQEVYADIGTSVGYRTEQREIWQWFVGAGLAGAVLAATTSMLWFSRIP